In one window of Clupea harengus chromosome 4, Ch_v2.0.2, whole genome shotgun sequence DNA:
- the LOC105899076 gene encoding transcriptional regulator QRICH1 isoform X1 — translation MNNSMEGTVSFEELVRVKARSVPQHRMKEFLESLANKGPEALQEFSQQGGDNNTMVYQQGANCIYTDSTEVAGSLLELACPVQVQQSQQQQVSSAQAQVTQVTAAQISPQMTTAVQQANEQQIQVQVQIQGQQAQVGQVLQMPSPSQQHLQGVTTATQFIQHELTEEQHQQIQAQLAAAVAGGQQIQIQTVGALSDVQIQAQGSPRGEADRRTLGIATTPASAAGVLQPAKKRKVDLPITLSYALPGQQLATVLAIPQGQQQSYVSLRPDLLTVDSTHLYSATGTITSPTGETWTIPVYSAPAQQQGITHIAIPQDAYSTAALQVTAPNSMADDKDKQLKMAVASVTTGATGAVSTATVSGVVAGQEETVQTLANTLFPAQFMNGNLHIPVAVQTVTGAYSNATQSLQIWDPQQQQIIQAQGGGVQEQHLQGQTVTVSEVEAQPQAPPELMLPNSLKPEEGLEVWRLWAQRKNAELDKEQASKLAPIGRRQPLRYQEDLVSSAVAELNVALALMTEEARGHEGESYEADVLYYVFLCIQKYLFENGRVDDVFSDVYYARFHQWLHRLLEPWKPSIHPLGYIIPSHVTEEMLWECKQLGAHSPSTLLTTLMFFNTKYFQLKTVDQHLKVAFSRVLRHTKKNPSNPKDKSTSIRYLRGAGPHHLGQKVTDDMYAEQAEHPENPLRCPIKLYDFYLFKCPQSAKGRNDTFYLTPEPVVVPNSPIWYSTQPIPRQQVEQMLARILMVREIQEAIAMTTVTIQ, via the exons ATGAATAACTCCATGGAGGGCACCGTGTCGTTCGAGGAGCTGGTGCGCGTTAAGGCGCGCAGCGTTCCCCAGCACCGCATGAAGGAGTTCCTGGAGTCGCTGGCCAACAAGGGGCCCGAAGCACTGCAGGAGTTCAGCCAGCAGGGCGGCGACAACAACACCATGGTGTACCAGCAGGGAGCCAACTGCATCTACACGGACAGCACAGAAGTGGCAGGCTCTCTTCTGGAGCTGGCGTGCCCG GTTCAGGTGCAGCAGTCGCAACAGCAGCAGGTGTCCTCGGCGCAAGCTCAAGTCACCCAGGTAACTGCAGCACAGATCTCCCCGCAGATGACCACAGCTGTGCAGCAGGCCAACGAGCAGCAGATCCAAGTACAG GTGCAGATTCAGGGCCAGCAGGCTCAGGTAGGACAGGTGCTGCAGATGCCTTCCCCCTCCCAGCAGCATTTGCAGGGTGTTACCACAGCAACACAGTTCATCCAGCATGAGCTCACAGAGGAGCAGCACCAACAG atCCAAGCCCAGTTGGCGGCAGCCGTGGCTGGAGGTCAGCAGATCCAGATCCAGACGGTAGGAGCCTTGTCTGACGTTCAGATCCAAGCCCAGGGCTCTCCTCGCGGGGAGGCCGACCGGAGGACCCTTGGGATCGCCACCACGCCCGCGTCAGCCGCGGGGGTCCTCCAGCCAGCCAAGAAGCGCAAGGTGGACCTGcccatcactctctcatacGCATTGCCAGGGCAACAGCTGGCCACGGTGCTGGCCATCCCTCAGGGGCAGCAGCAGAGCTATGTGTCCCTGCGGCCGGACCTGCTGACCGTGGACAGCACCCACCTGTACAGCGCCACCGGCACCATCACCAgccctacag GCGAGACGTGGACCATCCCGGTGTACTCCGCTCCGGCCCAGCAGCAGGGCATCACCCACATCGCCATCCCTCAGGACGCCTACAGCACCGCCGCCCTGCAGGTGACGGCGCCCAACAGTATGGCCGACGACAAGGACAAGCAGCTCAAGATGGCTGTGGCCAGTGTCACCACGGGAGCGACGGGGGCCGTCTCCACGGCAACCGTCTCCGGCGTAGTGGCGGGTcaggaggagacggtgcagaCGCTAGCCAACACGCTGTTCCCCGCCCAGTTCATGAACGGCAACCTCCACATCCCCGTGGCCGTGCAGACGGTGACCGGGGCCTACTCCAACGCCACGCAGTCGCTGCAGATCTGGgacccccagcagcagcagatcaTCCAGGCGCAGGGCGGAGGGGTCCAGGAGCAACACTTacag GGTCAGACTGTGACGGTCTCCGAGGTGGAGGCCCAGCCACAGGCCCCACCCGAGTTGATGCTGCCCAACTCTCTGAAGCCTGAGGAGGGGCTGGAGGTGTGGAGGCTCTGGGCCCAGCGCAAGAACGCAGAGCTGGACAAGGAGCAGGCCTCCAAACTAGCACCTATCGGAC gccgtCAGCCCCTGCGGTACCAGGAGGACCTGGTGTCGAGTGCAGTGGCGGAGCTGAACGTAGCGCTGGCGCTCATGACCGAGGAGGCCCGAGGCCACGAGGGGGAGAGCTATGAGGCAGACGTGCTCTACTATGTCTTTCTGTGTATACAGAAG TATCTTTTTGAAAATGGCCGAGTAGACGATGTGTTTTCGGACGTGTACTACGCACGCTTCCATCAGTGGCTACACAGGTTACTGGAGCCATGGAAACCTAGCATACATCCTCTAG GCTACATCATCCCCAGCCATGTGACTGAGGAGATGTTGTGGGAGTGCAAACAGCTGGGAGCCCACTCCCCCTCCACACTACTGACCACACTAATGTTCTTCAACACTAA GTACTTCCAGCTGAAGACAGTGGATCAGCACCTGAAGGTGGCCTTCTCCAGAGTGCTCCGGCACACCAAGAAGAACCCGTCCAACCCTAAAGACAAGAGCACCAGCATCCGCTACTTAAGGGGGGCTGGCCCACACCATCTAGGACAGAAAG tgacCGATGACATGTATGCAGAGCAGGCTGAGCACCCAGAGAACCCCCTGCGCTGTCCGATCAAGCTATATGACTTCTACCTCTTCAAGTG TCCTCAGAGTGCGAAGGGCAGGAATGACACCTTCTACCTGACCCCCGAGCCCGTGGTGGTGCCCAACAGCCCCATCTGGTACTCCACGCAGCCCATCCCCCGCCAGCAGGTCGAGCAGATGCTGGCCCGCATCCTCATGGTGCGGGAGATCCAGGAAGCCATCGCCATGACCACGGTCACCATCCAGTAG
- the LOC105899076 gene encoding transcriptional regulator QRICH1 isoform X2, producing the protein MNNSMEGTVSFEELVRVKARSVPQHRMKEFLESLANKGPEALQEFSQQGGDNNTMVYQQGANCIYTDSTEVAGSLLELACPVQVQQSQQQQVSSAQAQVTQVTAAQISPQMTTAVQQANEQQIQVQVQIQGQQAQVGQVLQMPSPSQQHLQGVTTATQFIQHELTEEQHQQIQAQLAAAVAGGQQIQIQTVGALSDVQIQAQGSPRGEADRRTLGIATTPASAAGVLQPAKKRKVDLPITLSYALPGQQLATVLAIPQGQQQSYVSLRPDLLTVDSTHLYSATGTITSPTGETWTIPVYSAPAQQQGITHIAIPQDAYSTAALQVTAPNSMADDKDKQLKMAVASVTTGATGAVSTATVSGVVAGQEETVQTLANTLFPAQFMNGNLHIPVAVQTVTGAYSNATQSLQIWDPQQQQIIQAQGGGVQEQHLQGQTVTVSEVEAQPQAPPELMLPNSLKPEEGLEVWRLWAQRKNAELDKEQASKLAPIGRRQPLRYQEDLVSSAVAELNVALALMTEEARGHEGESYEADVLYYVFLCIQKYLFENGRVDDVFSDVYYARFHQWLHRLLEPWKPSIHPLGYIIPSHVTEEMLWECKQLGAHSPSTLLTTLMFFNTKYFQLKTVDQHLKVAFSRVLRHTKKNPSNPKDKSTSIRYLRGAGPHHLGQKDGF; encoded by the exons ATGAATAACTCCATGGAGGGCACCGTGTCGTTCGAGGAGCTGGTGCGCGTTAAGGCGCGCAGCGTTCCCCAGCACCGCATGAAGGAGTTCCTGGAGTCGCTGGCCAACAAGGGGCCCGAAGCACTGCAGGAGTTCAGCCAGCAGGGCGGCGACAACAACACCATGGTGTACCAGCAGGGAGCCAACTGCATCTACACGGACAGCACAGAAGTGGCAGGCTCTCTTCTGGAGCTGGCGTGCCCG GTTCAGGTGCAGCAGTCGCAACAGCAGCAGGTGTCCTCGGCGCAAGCTCAAGTCACCCAGGTAACTGCAGCACAGATCTCCCCGCAGATGACCACAGCTGTGCAGCAGGCCAACGAGCAGCAGATCCAAGTACAG GTGCAGATTCAGGGCCAGCAGGCTCAGGTAGGACAGGTGCTGCAGATGCCTTCCCCCTCCCAGCAGCATTTGCAGGGTGTTACCACAGCAACACAGTTCATCCAGCATGAGCTCACAGAGGAGCAGCACCAACAG atCCAAGCCCAGTTGGCGGCAGCCGTGGCTGGAGGTCAGCAGATCCAGATCCAGACGGTAGGAGCCTTGTCTGACGTTCAGATCCAAGCCCAGGGCTCTCCTCGCGGGGAGGCCGACCGGAGGACCCTTGGGATCGCCACCACGCCCGCGTCAGCCGCGGGGGTCCTCCAGCCAGCCAAGAAGCGCAAGGTGGACCTGcccatcactctctcatacGCATTGCCAGGGCAACAGCTGGCCACGGTGCTGGCCATCCCTCAGGGGCAGCAGCAGAGCTATGTGTCCCTGCGGCCGGACCTGCTGACCGTGGACAGCACCCACCTGTACAGCGCCACCGGCACCATCACCAgccctacag GCGAGACGTGGACCATCCCGGTGTACTCCGCTCCGGCCCAGCAGCAGGGCATCACCCACATCGCCATCCCTCAGGACGCCTACAGCACCGCCGCCCTGCAGGTGACGGCGCCCAACAGTATGGCCGACGACAAGGACAAGCAGCTCAAGATGGCTGTGGCCAGTGTCACCACGGGAGCGACGGGGGCCGTCTCCACGGCAACCGTCTCCGGCGTAGTGGCGGGTcaggaggagacggtgcagaCGCTAGCCAACACGCTGTTCCCCGCCCAGTTCATGAACGGCAACCTCCACATCCCCGTGGCCGTGCAGACGGTGACCGGGGCCTACTCCAACGCCACGCAGTCGCTGCAGATCTGGgacccccagcagcagcagatcaTCCAGGCGCAGGGCGGAGGGGTCCAGGAGCAACACTTacag GGTCAGACTGTGACGGTCTCCGAGGTGGAGGCCCAGCCACAGGCCCCACCCGAGTTGATGCTGCCCAACTCTCTGAAGCCTGAGGAGGGGCTGGAGGTGTGGAGGCTCTGGGCCCAGCGCAAGAACGCAGAGCTGGACAAGGAGCAGGCCTCCAAACTAGCACCTATCGGAC gccgtCAGCCCCTGCGGTACCAGGAGGACCTGGTGTCGAGTGCAGTGGCGGAGCTGAACGTAGCGCTGGCGCTCATGACCGAGGAGGCCCGAGGCCACGAGGGGGAGAGCTATGAGGCAGACGTGCTCTACTATGTCTTTCTGTGTATACAGAAG TATCTTTTTGAAAATGGCCGAGTAGACGATGTGTTTTCGGACGTGTACTACGCACGCTTCCATCAGTGGCTACACAGGTTACTGGAGCCATGGAAACCTAGCATACATCCTCTAG GCTACATCATCCCCAGCCATGTGACTGAGGAGATGTTGTGGGAGTGCAAACAGCTGGGAGCCCACTCCCCCTCCACACTACTGACCACACTAATGTTCTTCAACACTAA GTACTTCCAGCTGAAGACAGTGGATCAGCACCTGAAGGTGGCCTTCTCCAGAGTGCTCCGGCACACCAAGAAGAACCCGTCCAACCCTAAAGACAAGAGCACCAGCATCCGCTACTTAAGGGGGGCTGGCCCACACCATCTAGGACAGAAAG ATGGATTCTGA